A region of Paramormyrops kingsleyae isolate MSU_618 chromosome 17, PKINGS_0.4, whole genome shotgun sequence DNA encodes the following proteins:
- the snrnp35 gene encoding U11/U12 small nuclear ribonucleoprotein 35 kDa protein, whose translation MSDWNPVAKIYDPLKAGSIDGTDFEPHDRAIWRAMVARYIPNKGVIGDPHLTLFVARLNPKTTEEKLLEVFSKYGEIRRLRLVKDIVTGFSKGYAFLEYKEERSVVRARREANKLVVDQHEVFVDFEQERTLEGWIPRRKGGGQGGKKESGQLRFGGRDRPFRKPINLPSVTNDPGLLQRRPGNYRWERPGLREERCKERDQSPSKDVDYEWGRDRRENDRGRESSWCQKKRTNIDQESTRNDKVSRRNESRYWDKDRQKDRR comes from the coding sequence ATGAGTGACTGGAATCCAGTTGCGAAGATATACGACCCCCTAAAAGCAGGAAGTATTGATGGCACTGATTTTGAACCTCATGACCGCGCTATTTGGAGGGCAATGGTTGCCCGGTATATTCCCAACAAAGGCGTGATTGGAGACCCCCATCTGACATTGTTTGTCGCCCGCCTCAATCCAAAGACAACAGAAGAGAAACTGCTGGAGGTTTTTTCTAAGTATGGGGAGATCCGAAGGTTGCGACTGGTAAAAGACATTGTGACTGGCTTCTCCAAGGGTTATGCTTTTCTTGAGTATAAAGAGGAGCGCTCTGTTGTAAGAGCACGCCGGGAGGCCAACAAGCTGGTGGTAGATCAACACGAGGTCTTTGTGGATTTTGAACAAGAACGGACCCTAGAGGGCTGGATTCCGAGACGTAAGGGTGGGGGACAGGGGGGGAAGAAGGAGTCCGGTCAGTTACGATTTGGTGGGAGAGACAGACCTTTCCGAAAGCCTATCAATCTTCCCAGTGTGACAAATGACCCAGGGTTGCTTCAAAGGCGACCAGGGAATTACAGATGGGAGAGACCTGGGCTGAGGGAAGAAAGATGTAAAGAAAGAGACCAATCCCCCAGCAAAGATGTAGACTATGAGTGGGGAAGAGACCGAAGAGAAAATGACAGAGGAAGAGAAAGTAGTTGGTGTCAAAAAAAGAGAACAAACATTGATCAGGAGAGCACCAGAAATGATAAAGTTTCAAGAAGGAATGAGAGTAGATACTGGGATAAGGACAGACAAAAAGACAGGAGATGA
- the shkbp1 gene encoding SH3KBP1-binding protein 1, translating to MAKSGEIIHLNVGGKRFSTSRQTLTWVPDSFFSSLLSGRISTLKDETGAIFIDRDPSLFAPILNFLRTKELHPRSINVHLLLHEAEFYGITPLVRKLQLCDEFDRSSCGNVLFNGYLPPPVYPAKRQNRHSVAGPQFMGGRPSAMDRTPVRRSNTMPPNLGHAGLLGRVLAEERTCGQVGDTGMVRIICGHHNWIAVAYAQFVVCYRMKESSGWQQVFTSPRLEWVIDRVALNAKVMGGSLGDNDKMVAVASGTEIILWTVRPDGNGSEVGTFSLNVSVDSLFFVGNQLIATSHIGKVGVWNAVTKHWQNQDVVPISSYDTAGSFLLLGCNNGSIYYIDVQKFPLRMKDNDLLVTELYRDPTEDAITALSVYLTPKTSDSGNWLEIAYGTSSGTVRVIVQHPETLCSGPQLFQTFSVHRSPIIKITLSEKHLTSVCADNNHVRTWTVTRFRGMISTQPGSTPLTSFKILSLEDVDGHGSCSAGTDIGPYGERDDQQVFIQRVVPDTDRVFVRFSSNGKRVCEVRSVDSTAITAFVVHECEGSSRIGSRPRRYLFTGHSNGSIQMWDLTTAIEITGKVDTDDLGGPTKEELLELLDLCDLALTRTPDMSPAASITQSTHRASTHSLQSQMAESSRDFGMRGLAPFTGSLPRHTSPVSFNKPREMALGGALGGLSLHPQHMGLSQVSLNIPGSPRPPRAPLERKSPPCAKDCLGSLRRGSFVERCQELAKNSDLTSAESGRRSLAVCSELEQRLSLRVPSLSSTSATASTLHKTVTPVPSAASAASTASAASAAMPTRTQAPLSPQQGNSAEASTVQTTAANSQPSSPKPHINETSF from the exons ATGGCCAAGAGTGGAGAAATCATACATCTAAACGTTGGAGGGAAAAG ATTCAGCACATCGAGGCAAACACTGACATGGGTCCCAGATTCTTTTTTCTCAag ccTCCTCAGTGGCCGGATTTCCACGCTGAAGGATGAGACTGGAGCA ATCTTTATAGACAGAGACCCATCTCTTTTTGCTCCAATTCTCAACTTTCTTCGCACCAAAGAATTGCATCCCAG ATcaataaatgtgcatttacTGTTGCATGAAGCGGAGTTCTATGGAATTACACCTTTAG TCCGGAAGCTCCAGCTTTGTGATGAATTTGACCGATCATCCTGTGGAAATGTCCTTTTCAATGGTTACCTCCCTCCGCCAG TGTACCCTGCAAAGAGACAGAATCGGCACAGTGTGGCAGGACCGCAGTTCATGGGAGGACGGCCTAGTGCCATGGACAGGACACCCGTTAGACGCAGTAATACAATGCCACCCAATCTGGGTCATGCTGGCTTACTGGGAAGAGTTCTGGCGGAGGAAAGGACTTGTG GTCAGGTTGGTGATACTGGGATGGTGCGCATCATATGTGGCCATCACAACTGGATTGCTGTGGCCTATGCTCAATTTGTGGTCTGTTACag GATGAAAGAGTCATCAGGCTGGCAGCAGGTCTTCACCAGTCCACGGCTTGAATGGGTGATTGATAGAGTGGCACTCAATGCCAAGGTCATGGGTGGCTCCTTGGGCGACAATGACAAGATGGTGGCAGTGGCCTCCGGCACAGAGATCATACTGTGGACTGTGCGTCCTGATGGAAATGGCAGTGAAGTTG GTACGTTCAGTCTGAATGTGTCGGTTGACTCCCTTTTCTTTGTGGGAAACCAGCTAATTGCCACCAGCCACATTGGAAAGGTTGGGGTTTGGAATGCTGTCACCAAACACTGGCAG AATCAGGATGTGGTTCCCATTAGTAGTTATGACACGGCTGGTTCCTTTCTTCTTCTGGGATGTAATAATGGATCTATATATTATATAG ATGTGCAGAAGTTCCCACTGAGGATGAAAGACAATGATCTCCTTGTCACAGAGCTGTACCGTGACCCCACTGAGGATGCCATTACTGCGCTCAGTGTCTACCTCACGCCCAAAACAA GCGACAGTGGGAACTGGCTGGAGATTGCTTATGGTACCAGCTCAGGCACAGTGCGGGTCATCGTCCAGCACCCCGAGACTCTTTGTTCCGGGCCCCAGTTATTCCAGACGTTCTCGGTCCACCGAAGTCCTATCATAAAGATCACGCTCTCTGAGAAGCATCTCACCTCTG TCTGTGCGGACAATAACCACGTGCGTACCTGGACTGTGACGCGCTTCAGAGGCATGATTTCCACTCAGCCTGGCTCCACCCCCCTCACCTCCTTTAAGATCTTGTCGCTGGAGGACGTAGACGGGCACGGGAGCTGCAGTGCTGGGACAGACATTG GGCCTTACGGGGAAAGGGATGATCAGCAGGTGTTCATCCAGCGAGTGGTTCCAGACACGGACAGGGTCTTTGTTCGCTTCTCATCCAATGGCAAGAG AGTGTGTGAGGTCCGTTCGGTGGACAGCACCGCCATCACAGCATTTGTGGTCCATGAGTGCGAGGGGTCCAGTCGCATCGGCTCCCGTCCGCGACGGTACCTCTTCACGGGGCACAGCAATGGCAGCATTCAAATGTGGGACTTGACCACTGCCATTGAGATCACTGGAAAGGTGGACACAGATG ATCTAGGGGGGCCCACGAAAGAGGAACTCTTGGAGCTGCTAGACTTGTGTGACTTGGCATTGACTCGCACTCCAGATATGAGCCCAGCAGCCTCAATCACTCAGTCGACTCACCGTGCCTCCACCCACAG CCTGCAGTCCCAGATGGCTGAGAGCTCCCGTGATTTTGGGATGAGGGGCCTGGCCCCCTTCACCGGCAGCCTACCTCGGCACACTTCACCTGTGTCATTTAACAAGCCACGGGAAATGGCCTTGGGCGGGGCCTTGGGAGGCCTGTCCCTCCACCCTCAACACATGGGCCTCAGTCAGGTCTCCCTGAACATTCCTGGCAGCCCTCGCCCTCCACGGGCACCCCTTGAGAGGAAGTCACCGCCCTGCGCTAAGGACTGTCTGGGATCCCTGCGTCGGGGCAGTTTTGTGGAGCGCTGCCAAGAGTTGGCCAAGAATTCCGACTTAACCAGCGCAGAGAGCGGGCGACGCAGCCTGGCCGTGTGCAGTGAGCTGGAGCAGAGGCTCAGCCTCAGAGTGCCCTCTTTATCTTCTACCAGTGCAACTGCTTCTACCCTGCATAAAACTGTAACACCTGTGCCCAGTGCAGCCAGTGCAGCCAGTACAGCCAGTGCTGCCAGTGCTGCCATGCCTACTCGAACTCAAGCACCCCTTTCTCCTCAGCAGGGCAATTCAGCGGAGGCCTCGACAGTTCAAACCACTGCAGCTAACTCTCAGCCCTCCAGCCCTAAACCACACATTAATGAAACCAGCTTCTAG